One window of Rasiella rasia genomic DNA carries:
- a CDS encoding 5-formyltetrahydrofolate cyclo-ligase — MTKAELRKKYQHLRKELSNNTLEDRSLAIANNALQLPIWDKSYYHIFLSISEKKEVLTDYILHILQGKDKSVCIPKADFDSLQMEHILLQENTLIKVSAYGIPEPVEGIAISPQQFDVVFVPLLAFDKKGNRIGYGKGFYDRFLAKCRPDCLKIGLSYFEAEDEIIHEYIDFPLNYCITAKKVYSF; from the coding sequence ATGACAAAGGCCGAACTTAGAAAAAAATACCAACACCTGCGAAAAGAGCTCTCAAACAATACGCTTGAAGATAGAAGCCTGGCTATTGCGAACAATGCCCTACAGCTTCCCATCTGGGATAAAAGCTATTACCACATTTTTTTATCTATTTCAGAAAAGAAAGAAGTACTTACCGATTATATATTACATATACTACAAGGTAAAGATAAGAGCGTGTGCATACCAAAAGCCGATTTTGATTCATTACAAATGGAACATATTTTATTGCAAGAAAATACACTCATTAAGGTATCAGCCTACGGCATACCAGAGCCCGTAGAAGGTATTGCTATATCACCTCAACAATTTGATGTGGTATTTGTTCCTTTACTAGCATTCGATAAAAAAGGAAATCGCATTGGTTATGGAAAAGGGTTCTATGATCGATTTTTAGCAAAATGCAGACCAGATTGCCTGAAAATAGGACTTTCATACTTTGAAGCCGAAGATGAAATAATCCATGAATACATAGATTTTCCACTAAATTACTGCATTACAGCGAAAAAAGTTTACTCTTTTTAA
- a CDS encoding succinylglutamate desuccinylase/aspartoacylase family protein — protein MATSDSENFIILGKNINLGETKTINFSFAKLYTSTKVEIPVIVSRAVQPGPTVLITAGIHGDEINGVEVVRQVIARKINTPTRGTIICIPILNIFGFLNASRTFPDGRDLNRVFPGTKTGSLASRVAFHFTKKILPLADYCLDFHTGGAQRFNAAQIRVAPNRADLFELAKIFNAPFTVLSSNLSKSYRSTCEKMGIPSLLFEGGKSLNNNKHIVKQGVDGVIRLLAHLEMLNPEIVVPTSTKQTVLVAKSRWIRAQKSGLLHVKIDCNKYVEKDEFLATITDPYGQMRFKVTAPNAGYIINVNHAPIVHQGDAIFHISTQDSTNIEDEEALH, from the coding sequence ATGGCAACGTCAGATTCTGAAAATTTTATTATTCTAGGAAAAAATATCAATCTTGGTGAAACAAAAACAATTAACTTTAGTTTCGCCAAATTATATACTTCAACAAAAGTTGAAATACCTGTAATAGTTTCTAGAGCCGTTCAGCCTGGCCCTACAGTTTTAATAACAGCAGGAATTCATGGGGATGAAATTAACGGTGTTGAAGTAGTACGGCAGGTAATTGCAAGGAAAATTAACACCCCCACGAGAGGTACAATAATCTGCATACCTATTTTAAATATCTTCGGTTTTTTAAATGCCTCCCGAACCTTTCCAGACGGCAGAGATTTGAATCGTGTTTTTCCTGGAACAAAAACTGGTTCGCTGGCAAGTCGTGTAGCATTTCATTTCACAAAGAAAATACTTCCGCTAGCAGATTATTGTCTCGATTTCCATACAGGTGGTGCACAACGGTTTAATGCTGCTCAAATACGTGTGGCACCAAACCGAGCTGACCTGTTTGAATTAGCTAAAATATTTAATGCACCTTTCACAGTACTATCGAGCAACTTAAGTAAATCGTATCGTTCTACATGCGAAAAAATGGGGATTCCCAGTCTACTTTTTGAAGGGGGAAAGAGTTTAAACAACAATAAGCATATTGTCAAACAAGGAGTAGATGGTGTTATCAGGCTTTTGGCACATTTAGAGATGCTAAACCCAGAAATTGTAGTTCCCACAAGCACCAAACAAACGGTACTAGTAGCTAAGAGCAGGTGGATTAGAGCTCAAAAAAGTGGACTTTTGCATGTTAAAATAGACTGCAATAAATATGTTGAAAAAGACGAGTTCTTAGCAACAATTACAGATCCTTATGGGCAAATGCGTTTTAAAGTAACGGCACCAAATGCTGGCTACATTATTAATGTAAATCATGCCCCTATCGTACATCAAGGTGATGCTATATTTCATATTTCCACACAAGATTCTACCAATATCGAAGACGAAGAAGCCCTCCACTAA
- the rimK gene encoding 30S ribosomal protein S6--L-glutamate ligase: MNIKILSAAPNLYSTKRILEVAKKRKHNIEIINHTKCDIVIEKKNPCVYYKGKKIENVDAVIPRIGASVTFYGTAVVRQFEMMRCFTTTESMALVRSRDKLRSLQILSRAGLGLPKTIFTNYSKNVEGIVDQVGGAPVIIKLLEGTQGIGVILAETKKAAESVIEAFNNLQARVIVQEFIKEAGGADIRVIVIDGRVIGAMKRQGKEGEFRSNLHRGGTAEVIQLTDEEETAAIKAAKAMGLDIAGVDMLQSSRGPLILEVNSSPGLEGIETATGIDVAREIIKFIERSV; the protein is encoded by the coding sequence ATGAACATTAAAATTCTATCGGCAGCACCTAACCTTTATTCAACAAAACGTATTCTAGAAGTTGCCAAAAAAAGAAAACACAACATTGAAATCATTAACCACACCAAGTGTGATATTGTTATTGAAAAGAAAAATCCTTGTGTCTATTATAAGGGGAAAAAAATTGAAAACGTAGACGCTGTCATTCCTAGAATTGGTGCTTCAGTAACTTTTTATGGTACTGCAGTTGTGCGTCAGTTTGAAATGATGCGCTGCTTTACCACTACCGAATCTATGGCTCTGGTACGCTCTCGCGATAAATTACGTAGCTTACAGATATTGTCTCGCGCCGGTCTGGGACTTCCTAAGACCATTTTCACTAATTATTCTAAAAATGTAGAAGGCATTGTAGATCAGGTTGGTGGCGCTCCAGTTATCATTAAATTATTAGAAGGAACCCAAGGTATTGGTGTTATTCTAGCCGAAACTAAAAAAGCAGCAGAGTCTGTAATTGAAGCCTTTAACAACTTGCAGGCACGTGTAATTGTACAAGAATTTATAAAAGAAGCGGGAGGTGCAGATATACGCGTTATTGTAATAGATGGTCGTGTTATTGGTGCTATGAAACGACAAGGCAAGGAAGGTGAATTTAGAAGTAATTTACACCGGGGCGGCACAGCAGAAGTGATACAACTAACCGACGAAGAAGAAACTGCAGCGATAAAAGCTGCAAAAGCTATGGGATTAGACATTGCAGGTGTAGACATGCTCCAGTCCTCACGAGGTCCGCTAATTCTTGAAGTGAATTCTTCACCAGGTCTAGAAGGAATTGAAACAGCCACAGGAATTGATGTTGCTCGAGAAATTATTAAATTTATTGAAAGAAGCGTTTAA
- a CDS encoding ATP-dependent zinc protease family protein — MKRKIGRTDKADFPLLELQDIEVKVDTGAYTSTIHCKNVKVEDNYLRCVFLDPEHPAYHNKEFKFDKYDVRVVKSSNGQTQARYRILTEIELFGKIYPIFLTLSDREEMKYPVLLGRKFLTKRFMVDINRTNLSHKLKTKNEH; from the coding sequence TTGAAAAGAAAAATAGGACGTACAGATAAAGCAGATTTCCCGCTTCTTGAACTTCAGGACATTGAAGTTAAGGTAGATACAGGTGCATACACCTCAACCATACACTGTAAGAATGTAAAAGTAGAAGACAACTATTTAAGATGTGTATTTTTAGATCCAGAACATCCTGCTTATCACAACAAAGAATTTAAATTCGATAAATATGATGTTCGCGTGGTTAAAAGTAGCAACGGACAAACGCAAGCGCGCTATCGTATTTTAACTGAAATTGAACTTTTCGGTAAAATTTATCCTATCTTTTTAACGTTGAGCGATCGAGAAGAAATGAAATACCCTGTTTTATTGGGAAGAAAATTTTTAACCAAACGTTTTATGGTAGATATTAATCGCACGAACCTTTCACACAAATTAAAAACTAAGAATGAACATTAA
- a CDS encoding ATP-grasp domain-containing protein has product MNIAIISRGEFLYSTQSLLRAGEARNHTMEVLNPNNFTLSVSSDKVILQYLDEIVDDIDAIIPRIGASNTFQGTSLVRQFEAAGVFSAVTSESILYSRDKWTCFQILAKAGIPVPNTVLGGYHTPEDLLKPFNGRPVIIKILEGTHGNGVILSESYRNALATVETLQTSGVKYVLQEFIAESEGADLRVIVVDGVVIAAMKRSCKEGDFRSNLHRGGSATAISLTYEEERVALKAAKALRLGVCGVDILQSQRGPLVLEVNSTPGLEGIETTTGKNVSKSIIGYLERNKR; this is encoded by the coding sequence ATGAACATTGCTATTATATCGCGGGGTGAATTTCTGTATTCTACACAAAGCTTATTAAGAGCTGGAGAAGCTAGAAATCATACTATGGAAGTGCTTAATCCTAATAATTTTACACTTTCAGTGAGTAGTGATAAAGTAATATTGCAATATTTAGATGAAATTGTTGATGATATAGATGCCATCATCCCTCGTATAGGGGCTAGTAATACGTTTCAAGGAACATCATTGGTGCGGCAATTTGAAGCAGCGGGGGTTTTTTCTGCTGTAACCTCAGAATCTATTCTTTATTCAAGAGATAAATGGACTTGCTTTCAGATACTAGCAAAGGCTGGGATTCCAGTTCCAAATACCGTATTAGGCGGATATCACACACCAGAAGATTTGCTAAAGCCTTTTAACGGTCGGCCAGTAATCATTAAAATATTAGAAGGCACACACGGTAATGGCGTTATTCTTTCCGAAAGCTATCGTAATGCCCTAGCAACCGTAGAAACACTTCAAACTAGTGGTGTAAAATATGTACTTCAAGAATTTATTGCAGAATCTGAAGGTGCCGATCTTCGTGTAATTGTTGTAGACGGTGTTGTAATTGCAGCAATGAAGCGCAGTTGTAAGGAAGGCGATTTTAGATCCAATTTGCATCGGGGTGGCTCAGCTACGGCAATTTCCCTAACTTACGAAGAAGAACGAGTTGCTCTTAAAGCTGCAAAAGCACTTAGATTAGGAGTCTGTGGTGTAGATATCTTGCAATCTCAGAGAGGTCCGTTGGTGCTCGAGGTGAATTCTACTCCTGGTCTAGAAGGTATTGAGACAACTACGGGTAAAAATGTTTCAAAAAGCATCATCGGGTATCTAGAGCGAAACAAGCGTTAA
- a CDS encoding TonB-dependent receptor: MKSKLIWVLLLCCAFANAQKISGIVETQNSLPLEDVAIFNKNSGTHSHTNNNGEFTIDKTTVNNELYFSFLGFEPLTYQVQASDVNTTIKIVLTQSAVSLEQIVISPKVDVLNSIVNIDLENNPVKNSQEVLRKVPGLIIGQHAGGGKAEQIFLRGFDIDHGTDINLTVDGLPVNMVSHAHGQGYSDLHFLIPETLDKIEFGKGPYYAERGDFTTAGYVAFKTKDKVKNSFISQEIGDFNSFRTAGVFKLLETATSNAYVASSLNSFDGPYETPQNFNRFNVMGKYNFALQDDQRVSFLVSHFTSKWDASGQIPERAVASGLIGRFGAIDATEGGTTSRTNFLVNHAKKLSETSNLESSAYFSQYNFELFSNFTFFLEDPVNGDQIRQFEARNILGFQTAYTKDTSLFDNDFEYSAGAGVRYDDVNDVQLSRTKNRDQLLERLAFGDVDQINSFAYLKTKYTTGDFSLSPELRLDYFKFDYVNKLTETYDNKSESKVFASPKFKAVYSPNQQLQLFAKTGIGFHSNDARVVVANEGEAILPAAYGADLGIVYKVNDKLILNSALWALFLDQEFVYVGDVGIVEPSGKTRRTGIDFGARYEALNWLYLFGDINYTYARSTEELEGEDYIPLAPDLTSTGGVSIDNLGAFSGGLNYRYIKDRPANEDNSIVAAGYFVTDITANYTYKNFVFSLLIENLFDTEWNETQFATESRLFDEAEPVEEIHFTPGTPFFIRGKVTVNF, translated from the coding sequence ATGAAAAGTAAACTTATATGGGTGCTACTTCTTTGTTGTGCATTTGCAAATGCGCAAAAAATAAGCGGTATAGTAGAAACCCAAAACAGCCTTCCATTAGAAGATGTCGCAATATTTAATAAAAACAGTGGTACACATTCGCACACTAATAATAATGGTGAATTTACCATTGACAAAACAACCGTAAACAATGAACTCTATTTTTCTTTTTTAGGATTTGAACCCTTAACGTATCAAGTTCAAGCTTCAGATGTAAATACAACAATCAAAATAGTACTTACACAAAGTGCAGTATCCTTAGAACAAATAGTGATAAGTCCAAAAGTAGATGTGCTTAATAGCATTGTAAACATAGATTTGGAAAATAATCCCGTAAAAAACTCACAAGAAGTACTAAGAAAAGTTCCTGGATTAATCATTGGCCAGCACGCCGGGGGCGGAAAAGCAGAGCAAATTTTCTTGCGCGGATTTGATATTGATCATGGTACCGACATAAACCTAACGGTAGATGGGCTGCCAGTGAATATGGTATCGCATGCACACGGACAAGGATATAGCGACCTGCATTTTTTAATTCCTGAAACCTTAGACAAAATTGAGTTTGGCAAAGGTCCGTATTATGCCGAGCGAGGTGATTTTACAACTGCTGGTTACGTAGCTTTTAAAACTAAAGACAAGGTAAAAAACAGTTTTATTTCTCAAGAAATAGGTGATTTTAATTCCTTTAGAACCGCGGGCGTTTTTAAGCTTCTAGAAACCGCAACTTCTAACGCCTATGTTGCAAGCTCGTTAAACTCATTTGATGGCCCTTACGAAACGCCACAAAATTTCAACCGCTTTAATGTAATGGGAAAATACAATTTTGCACTGCAGGACGATCAACGCGTTTCATTTCTTGTTTCACATTTTACTAGCAAGTGGGATGCTTCTGGGCAAATCCCCGAGCGAGCTGTAGCATCAGGACTCATTGGCCGCTTTGGCGCCATAGATGCTACCGAGGGCGGAACTACCAGTCGGACAAATTTCTTGGTAAATCATGCTAAAAAATTAAGCGAAACATCAAACTTAGAGAGCAGCGCCTACTTTTCACAGTACAATTTTGAGCTATTTTCCAATTTTACTTTTTTCTTAGAAGATCCAGTAAATGGAGATCAAATACGGCAGTTTGAAGCACGGAATATTTTAGGATTTCAAACAGCATATACTAAAGACACTTCGCTCTTTGATAATGATTTTGAATATTCAGCAGGAGCTGGTGTGCGTTATGATGATGTAAACGATGTTCAACTTTCACGAACTAAAAACAGAGACCAATTATTAGAGCGTCTCGCCTTCGGAGATGTAGATCAAATTAATAGTTTTGCATACCTTAAAACTAAATATACAACAGGAGATTTCAGTCTATCACCAGAACTTCGGCTCGATTATTTTAAATTCGATTATGTAAATAAACTTACCGAAACTTATGATAACAAAAGTGAAAGCAAAGTATTTGCAAGTCCGAAATTTAAAGCCGTTTATAGTCCCAATCAGCAATTGCAATTATTTGCTAAAACTGGTATCGGGTTTCACTCAAATGATGCACGTGTAGTCGTTGCAAATGAAGGCGAAGCTATTTTACCCGCTGCCTACGGAGCCGACCTAGGCATAGTGTACAAAGTGAACGACAAATTAATACTAAATAGCGCTTTATGGGCCCTGTTTTTAGATCAAGAATTTGTCTATGTAGGCGATGTCGGTATCGTAGAACCAAGCGGTAAAACCAGAAGAACAGGAATAGATTTTGGCGCACGCTACGAAGCACTAAACTGGCTTTACCTCTTTGGAGATATTAATTATACCTATGCGCGAAGTACGGAAGAATTAGAAGGTGAAGATTACATTCCTCTAGCTCCAGATTTAACGTCAACTGGAGGGGTGTCTATAGATAATTTAGGCGCTTTTTCTGGTGGATTAAACTATCGGTACATAAAAGATCGTCCAGCAAACGAAGATAATAGTATCGTTGCGGCTGGCTATTTTGTAACAGATATAACCGCTAACTACACCTACAAGAATTTTGTTTTTAGCCTACTTATTGAGAATCTCTTCGATACAGAGTGGAACGAAACTCAATTTGCCACAGAAAGTAGACTTTTTGACGAAGCTGAACCAGTGGAAGAAATTCATTTTACACCTGGAACACCTTTCTTTATACGCGGAAAGGTTACGGTTAATTTTTAG